The stretch of DNA CAGCGGATCGTCGTAGTTGCTGACGCCGTTGGTGTCATTGAGCAACTGGGCGTTTTTCTTCACGTCGTCGTTGACATGGATACGGGCGAAACCAATGCCGACGTCATCCTTCGGACGTGCATCGAACGGGCCCTTGTACACCAGCATCAGCGACTGGTAGTTGTCGATGAAGTTGGTGTCCTTGTCGTGGAACGTGGCGTTGGCCGCGATGTTCAGACCGCGGGTCGCATCGCCGTTGTGGGTGGTGAGTTGCTGCTGCCCGACGAACCAGTAGCCGTGCTTGCTGCTGTGCACGCGATAGCTGTCGCGGGTGACCGCGGCGTCCTGGCCATTGACGTCCTCGCGCACGTCGCTGGCATCGGCGGTGCTCTTGTAGTAACCGACGCGGTATTCGCCCGGCAGGTTGTTGACCTTCGGCGACCAGACCAGCTCGACCGGCAGGACGGTGCCCTTGGTACCGCTGCCGCTGAGCTTGAAGCCGTTGCCGTGCTCCAGTTGCGACGGGTTCTGGTTGTACGCGCCGATCTGCGCGTACAGCTCAGGGGTGATGTGGTACTTCACCCGCAGTGCCGCCTGGCTGACCGGCCAGTTGTACCAGATGTTGGTCGCCCAGTTGCCCACCTGGGAGCCGCAGAACGCCAGGTTCTGGAAGTCGCAGGGGAAGGTGTTGAAGTCTTCGCCTTCGCCGAAGTAACCGGCCTTGACGTCGAGCTTGCCGTCGAGGAACTGGTGCTGGATCCACAATTGGGTCAGACGCACCATGTGGCCACGGCCGTAGACTTCCTGGGAGGAACTCAGGGTGCCGGCACGCGGGTCGCCGATACGGTCGTTGGAGATGTTCTGGCCGTTACGGTTGGTCAACTGGATCTTCGCCTGGGTGTTGTCCCAGCCCCAGAGTTTTTCCAGGTCCAGCGCCACGCCCAGGCCGAACTGGTCGCTGTAGCGTCCGGTCTTGTCGTCGTTGTAGCCGCCGTGCAGGTTGGCGCCCATCTCGCCGACGTAATCGGCCTTGATGTCGATCCCTTTCTCGAGCAGCTTGGTCCGCTCGCCACCCCAGTCGCCGGTCATCCATTTCGAATCGGCGCTGAACGCTTCGTCAGCGTGCGCGCTACCGGCCAGGGTCATTGCCGCAATCGCTGACAACTGGCAGATCAAGCGTGCATTGGTGCTCTTGTTTTTCATCCCTACATCCTCGTCTTTATTGTTATTAACTGTTTTTCTCTAACGCGGTTTACACCTGATGCGACGGATGACAGGCCATCCGCCGCGCATTCGGTATGTCCTTGCTCCAATAACGCGGGCTTCAACGCCCCTTGAACTGCGCCACGTTGCTGGCATGGGCTTCGGCCTGCGCAGGGGCCGCAACACCCAGGCGCTCGCCACTCTTGGCATCGAACAGCAGAACCTTGGCCGGATCGAATTGCAGGGTCAGGGTTTCGCCGACCTGCGGCGCCACATCCGGCGCCAGGCGGCAGCAGACCTTGGTGCCGTTGAGGTTGACGAACACCAGGGTGTCGGGACCGGTCGGCTCGGTGACCTGGACCTCGGCGCGCAAGGTCGGCAGGCCGTTGCCCTCGCCGTTCGCCAGGCCGATCTGCTCCGGACGGATGCCGAGGATCACTTCCCGGTCTTCCAGGCCGGCGTCCTGCATGCCCAAAGGCAGCTCGCAGCGGGCCTGGCCGCTGTCCAGCAGGGCCAGCAGGCGGCCGTCCTTGCGCTGCAGGCGCAGGGGGATGAAGTTCATCGGCGGCGAGCCGATGAAGCTGGCCACGAACAGGTTGGCCGGGTCGTTGTAGATCTGTTTCGGAGTACCGAACTGCTGGATGATGCCGTCCTTCATCACCGCCACCTTGTCGCCCAGGGTCATGGCTTCGATCTGGTCGTGGGTGACGTAGACCGTGGTGGTTTTCAGGCGCTGGTGCATCAGTTTCATTTCGGTGCGCATCTCGACCCGCAGCTTGGCGTCGAGGTTGGACAGCGGTTCGTCGAACAGGTAGATCTTCGGCCGCCGCGCCAGGGCACGGCCCATGGCCACGCGCTGTTGCTGGCCGCCGGACAGCTGGCCGGGCTTGCGGCTGAGCAGGTGTTCGATCTGCAGCAGCTTGGCCACCCGAGCCACTTCCTCGTCGATCTCGGCGGCCGGCATCTTGCGGATCTTCAGGCCGAAGGCAATGTTGTCGCGCACGCTCATGGTCGGGTACAGCGCATAGGACTGGAACACCATGGCGATGTCACGGTCTTTCGGGCTCATGCCGCTGATGTCGGCGTCGTCCACCAGGATCGCCCCGCCGCTGATGTTTTCCAGGCCGGCGATGCAGTTCATCAGGGTGGATTTGCCGCAGCCCGAGGGCCCCACGAGAATCAGGAACTCACCGTCATCGATCTTCAGTTCGATGTTCTTCAGGGTGTCCGGCAAGCCGCTGCCGTAGGTCTTGTTGACGTTGCGTAATTCGAGAGTTGCCATCTTTTACCCCTTGACCGCGCCGGACGTCAGCCCACGCAGGAAATACTTGCCAGCGAATATGTAGACCAGCAGTGTCGGCAGCCCGGCGATCATCGCCGCCGCCATATCAACGTTGTATTCCTTGGTCCCGGTGCTGGTGTTGACCAGGTTGTTCAAGGCCACGGTGATCGGTTGCGCATCGCCGCTGGCGAACACCACGCCGAACAGGAAGTCGTTCCAGATCTGAGTGAACTGCCAGATCAGGCAGACCATGACGATTGGCACCGACATCGGCAGCAGGATCTTGCCGAAGATGGTGAAGAAGCCCGCGCCGTCCAGGCGCGCGGCCTTGACCAGGGCGTCCGGGATGCTCACGTAGTAGTTGCGGAAGAACAACGTGGTGAACGCCAGCCCGTAGACCACGTGCACCAGCACCAGGCCGCTGGTGGTGTTGGCCAGGCCGAACTTGCCGAGGGTGAAGGACGCCGGCAGCAGCACGGTCTGGAACGGCAGGAAGCAGCCGAACAGCAGCAGGCCGAAGAACAGCTGCGAACCACGGAAGCGCCACATCGACAGCACGTAGCCGTTCATGGCGCCGACGAAGGTCGAGATGATCACCGCCGGCACGGTGATCTTCACCGAGTTCCAGAAGTAGCCGCCCACGGTGTCCCAGGCCTTGATCCAGCCGATGCCGTCGATCACGGCCGGCCAGCTCAGCAGGTTGCCGGTGCGGATGTCTTCCGGGGTCTTGAAGCTGGTGAGCAGCATCACCACCAGCGGCACCAGGTACACCGCCGCGGCCAGCAGCAGGGTGGCGTAGATGGCGATGCGACTGAAGTTCAGCGCAGGTTTTCCGAGCTGGTTAGTCATGGCGTTTGCCTCGCAGTTCGGAGTACAGGTACGGCACCAGGATGGTCAGCACGGCGCCCAGCATCAGCATGGCGCTGGCCGAACCTATGCCCATCTGGCCACGGCTGAAGGTGAAGGAATACATGAACATCGCTGGCAGGTCGGACGAGTAGCCAGGGCCACCGGCGGTCATCGCCGCCACCAGGTCGAAGCTCTTGATCGCGATGTGCGCGAGGATCATGAAGGCGCTGAAGAACACCGGGCGCAGGCTCGGCAAGACGATCTTCAGGTAGATGGTCGGCAGGCTCGCGCCATCGACCTGGGCGGCGCGGATGATCGACTGGTCGACGCCGCGCAAGCCGGCGAGGAACATCGCCATGACAAAGCCGGAGGCCTGCCACACAGCGGCGATCACCAGGCAGTACACCACGCGATCCTGATCCACCAGCCAGTCCAGGCGAAAGCCTTCCCAGCCCCAGTCACGCAGCATCTTGTCCAGGCCCAGGCCAGGGTTGAGCAGCCATTTCCAGGCGGTGCCGGTGACGATCATCGACAGCGCCATCGGGTACAGGTAGACGGTGCGGATAAAGCCTTCCCTGCGGATGCGCTGGTCCAGCAGCACCGCCAGGAACACGCCGAGCACCAGGCTGATGCCGATGAACATGCCGCCGAACAGCGCCAGGTTCTTGCTCGCCACCCACCAGCGGTCGTTGTCCATCAGGCGCATGTATTGCTGCAGGCCGACCCACTTGTAGCTCGGCATGAAGCTGGAGTTGGTGAAGGACAGAATGAACGTCCAGATGATGTAACCGTAAAAACCGACCAGGACGATCAGCATGCTTGGCGCCAGGACCAACTTGGGGAGCCAGCGCTGCAGCGCGTCGAACGGTGAGGCTTTGCTGAAAACCGCCACAGAGCTCATCGGGATAATCCAGTTGAAGGAGTAAGTATCTGCAGGAGCGAAGCTTGCTCGCGATGAACGATCACACGTCGTGTCAGGTACGACGCTTTCGCGGGCGAGCCTCGCTCCTACAGGGGAAGAGCGCTCTCAGGAACAGCCGCAGGCTAGCCTGCGGCACCGGACCTTACTGGGCGGCCTTGACGGCTGATGCCAGCTGCGCACTGGCCTTGGCCGGGTCCGCGTCCTTGTCGTTCATGAAGTTGGTCACCACATCGAAGATCGCGCCCTGCACGGCCAGGGAGGTGGCCATGTTGTGCGCCATGCTCGGTTGCAGGCCGCCGGTCTTGTCGTCGGCCAGGAAGTCCTTGGCCGCCGCCTGGGCGCAGGAGTCGAAGCCTTGCGCGGCCATGTCGTTGAGCATGTCGGTGCGCACCGGGATCGAACCCTTGTTGATGCTGAAGACCTTCTGGAAGTCCTTGCCCAGGGCGACCTTGGCCAGGTCCTGCTGCGCGGCGATATCGCCCTTGCGATCGGCCTTGAGCTTGAACACCGCCAGGGAGTCGATGTTGTAGGTGAAGGCTTTGTCGGTGCCCGGGAAGGCCACGCACTGGTAGTCCTTGCCGGCAACTTTCTTCGCCGCGGTCCACTCGCTCTTGGCCCAGTCGCCCATCATCTGCATGCCGGCCTTGCCGTTGATGACGTCGGCGGCGGCGATGTTCCAGTCACGCCCGGCGCGGTTCGGGTCCATGTAGCCGGTGACTTTCTTCAGCTCGGTGAAGGCCTTGGTCATCTCCGGGCCGGCGAGTGTCTTCTGGTCCAGGTCGACCAGGGCTTTCTTGTAGCCATCGGCGCCCATGACCGAGAGCACCACGTCTTCGAACACGGTGCTGTCCTGCCATGGCTGGCCGCCATGGGCCAGGGCGATGAAGCCGGCGGCCTTGAGCTTGTCGCCGGCGGCGTAGAATTCTTCGAGGGTGGTCGGGGCCTTGTCGATCCCGGCCTTCTTGAAGACTTCCGGGTTGATCCACAGCCAGTTGACGCGGTGGATGTTCACCGGCACCGCGACATAGTCACCTTCGTACTTCACGGTGTCGGAGACTTTCTTGGAAAGCAGGCCGTCCCAGTTTTCCGACTTGGCCACGTCTTTCAGCGCGTCGGTGCTGAGCAGGCCGGTGCTGCCCCACTCCTGGATGTCCGGGCCCTTGATCTGGGCAACGCCCGGCGGGTTGCCGGAAACGGCGCGGCTTTTCAGCACGGTCATGGCCGTGGCACCGCCACCGCCGGCGACTGCGCCGTCTTTCCAGGTGAAACCGTCTTTTTCGACTTGGGCCTTGAGCACATCGACCGCCGCTTTTTCACCGCCGGAAGTCCACCAATGGACGACTTCCACGGAGCCTTTGGCATCGGCGGCAACGGAAACGAGAGGGAATGCACTGAGGGGAAACAACGAGGCAACGGAAATGACAGCAGCTAGACGAGAAATCGCATTCATCTGAGGTGTACCTTTCTTGTTGTTATGCATGCAAGTCTGGTGCTTGCGCTGCATAGGATTCTAAACAGGGGACCCACCCGCGCAGGTAACGAAGGGATGCGCGAATGTCACCACATGGTTACACAATGCCCAGTCTAGACACTTCGGCCAAGGCCGATGCCATGCTCGGTGCCAGGGGCAGACGCGGAATCAGCACCGCCTGCCAGGCGTGATACAGGTCCGGCTTGCCGGTCCAGATCTCGGCGCTGGGCCTGTTGTTGCTGTCCAGCTCGTGATGCCAGCTGCCGTGCAGCGGGTCGATGAAATGCTCGGCAGTGAACTCCCAGAAGCGCCGATACCAGGTTTCGTACTGCGCCTCCCCGGTGCGCTGCAGCAAGGCGCTGGCCGCCGTGCTGGCTTCGGCGTGGGTCCAGTGCAGGCGCTGGCGCACCACGGGGCGCTGCTGCCAGTCCAGGGTGTAGACGATGCCCGGCGCGCCATCGACGTCCCAGGCGTCACGGCAGGCGTTTTCGAAGAGTTTCTGGGCATCCAGCAGCAGCCAGCCAGGGCTGAGCATGCCCGCCTGGCAGCGTGCGGCTTCCAGGTGCAGCAGCAAGCGGGCCCACTCGAAGGCGTGCCCGGGGGTGGTGCCATAGGGGCGGAAACCGTCGGCCGGATGCTCCTGGTTGTAATCCGGCAGCGGCTGCCACTGCCGGTCGAAATGCTCGATGACCCGGTAATCGCCGGCGGCGGCATGCTCATGGATGACCCGCTCGACAATGTGCAGGGCACGGTTGAGCCAGCGCGGGTCCTGGGTGACATCGGCCAGGGCGAGGAACGCCTCGGTGGCGTGCATGTTGCTGTTGGCGCCGCGATAGGCCTCCTCGTCGCTCCAGTCGCGGTTGAAGGACTCGCGCATCGCGCCCTCCTCCTCGCTCCAGAAATGCGTTTCGATGACCCGGATCGCCTCCGCCAGCAAGGCCTCGGCGCCGGGGCGCGCGGCCACCACCGCGGAACTCGCCGCCAGGGCGACGAAGGCATGCAGGTAGGCGGCCTTGCCGCTGTTGCCGTCGCCCTGTCCGGGGCTGGCGAACCAGCCACCGTACTGGCCATCGCGCAGCGCACCGTTGAGCGCGGCGATGCCGTGGTCCACCAGCGCGGCGTAGCCGGGAATGCCCTGGATATGGGCCATGGCGAAACTGTGGGTCATGCGCGCGGTGTTCATGGTGCCGGCGCGGGCATCGCTCGGCAGGCGCCCGCGCTCGTCCAGGTCGCCGAAGCCTTCGGGCAGCCGTGCCGCGCGGGCGAACCCCAGCAGGCGCTGGCCTTCGGCGGCCAGCCATTGATGATGGGCAGGAGCGTTCAGCCAGCTGCTGAACGTCAGTGGAATAGTGTTCATGGCGAACCTGTTGTTGTTCTTATCAAGGCCTTGAGTCTAAACAACGGGTTCGCGCGGGCAGGTAACGAAGGTCACAGGAAATGTCACCAAGCCGTGACAAAACCCCTGTAGCCGCTGCCGCAGGCTGCGCTCGAGACCGCAGGGCTCGCAAAACCGGCGCCTCGGTCATACGACCAAGCGCGGCATAAAGTTTTACGACCGCTACGCGGCCGGGCGCAGGCTTCGCCAGCGGCTACAAAGGCATCAATCCATGGAGCGCGGCAGGTACAGGGTTACGCGCAAACCGCCTTCGCGCAGGTTCTGCAGGCTCACCTCGCCGCCATGGCTGTGGGCGATGTTGCGCGCGATGCCCAAGCCCAGGCCGTAGCCCTGCTGCTGGCCGGACAGGCGAAAATGCGGCTCGAACACCTGCTCCAGACGCTGCTCCGGCACGCCCGGGCCTTCGTCGTCGACATGCAGGATGAATGCATTGGCATCGTCGTCGATGTGCAGGTGGGCGTTCTGCCCGTACTTCAGCGCGTTGTCGATCAGGTTGCCCATGCAGCGCTTGAGCGCCAGGGGCTTGCCCGGATAAGGCGCAAGCGCCCGCCCCTGCTGGGTCACGCGGCCGTTGCCGTTGGGCGCCAGGTAAGGCTCCACCAGGCAGTCGAGCACCTGGTTGAGGTCCACCGGCTCGATGTTCTCGTGGATATCGGTGTCCTTGACGCATTGCAGCGCGCCCTTGACCAGCAACTCCAGCTCATCCAGGTCGCGGCCGAACTTGGTTTGCAACTGCTCGTCCTCCAGCAGTTCGACCCGCAGCCGCAGCCGGGTGATGGGCGTGCGCAGGTCGTGGGAAATCGCACTGAACAACTGGCTGCGTTCGGTCAGGTAACGGCTGATGCGCTCGCGCATGGCATTGAAGGCCCGGCCGACCTCCACCACTTCGCTGCCGCCGCCTTCGGCCACCGGCTGCACATCGGCGCCCAGGGACATGTCCCGCGCGGCCCGCGCCAGGCGCTTGAGCGGCCGGCTCTGCCAATGCACCAGCAGGCCGATGAACAGCAGCAGGAAACCGCTGGTGAGCACGATGAACCACACCTGCTGCGCCGGCAGCCCCTGCTCTTCGAGGCTGGTATAGGGCTCGGGCAACAGCGATGCGATGTACAGCCACTCGCCCGGCGCCATCTGGATCTGGGTGACCAGCACCGGCGGATTCACCGGTTCCAGGGTCAGGGCGTAATGGGCCCAGGAACGCGGCAACTCATCGAGTTTCAGGCCGCCGTTGAAAATCCGCAGGTCCTCGGGGCTGACGAAGGTCACCGAGATGTAGGCGTCGTTGCCCAGGGACTGGCGCAGCACTTCCTCCACCGCCTTGAGCACCGCCTGCTTGCGTGGCGTGATGGGCAACACTTCCATGCCCAGCGGCTTGTCGTTGAGGGTCACGACAAAACGGGTGCCGCCCATGCTGCGCAACTGGTCGAGCACCAGCGGCCGGTACGCCACCGGCAGCGAGCGAAAGTAGCTGACGCTGGCGGTCATCGAATGGGCCAGGCTGCGGGCGCTGGTGACCAGGCCTTCGAGCTGGGTGGCGCGCAATTGCGACACCCAGATCACGCTGGACAAGGTTTGCGCGAACAACACCGCCAGCAGCGTCAGCAGCAACATCCGGCCCAGCAGCGAACGCGGCACCGGCACCCGCGCCAGCAACTTGCGCGGCCACTCAATGAGCATTGCCGGCAACCACATTGGCTGCCAACTGGTAACCGCTGCCGCGCACGGTACGGATCAGCCGCGGCGGTTTCTCGGTGTCGCGCAGGCGCTGGCGCAGGCGGCTGACCGCCATGTCGACGATACGGTCCAGGGGCATCAGTTCTCGGCCGCGGGTGGCATTGCCGATGGTGTCGCGGTCGAGGATTTCCTGGGGGTGGTCGAGGAACAGCTTGAGCAGGGCGAAGTCGGCGCCGGAGAGGATCACTTCCTCGCCGTCGTTGTGGAACAGCCGGTGGCTGACCATGTCCAGGCGCCATTCGTCGAAGCACAGCACCTCGCCACCGCTGCGCTCCTGGCCGAACTGCGCACGGCGCAACAGGGCCTTGATCCGCGCCTGCAACTCGCGAGGGCTGAAGGGCTTGCCCAGGTAATCGTCGGCCCCCAGCTCCAGGCCGATCACCCGGTCGGCTTCGTCGGAGCTGGCGGTGAGCATGATGATCGGCACCTGGCCGACCCGCGGATGCTGGCGAATCCAGCGGCACAGGCTGAAGCCGTCTTCGTCCGGCAGCATCACGTCGAGAATCACCAGGTCGCTCGGCGCCTCGTTCAGCGCCTGGCGAAAACCGGCGCCGTTGGGCGTGCTGCGGACCTGGAAGCCGGCGCGACTGAGGTAGGTCTCCAGCAGCTCGCGGATTTCCTGATCGTCATCAACCAACAAGATCGACTTACTGACTGAACTCACGCGGGCCGTCCTTTGTTGTTATGAATGGGGCCGGATTATGCCTTACCGATCAACGAAACGTAGATACCAAGGCTCTGTAGCCGCTGCCGAGCCCGCGAGGCTGCGATCGACCTGGGCGGCATTCCGACGAAGCGGGCGCGGGGATTTAAAGATCGCTGAAGGCCTTCGGCCTTATCGCAGCCTCGCAGGCTCGGCAGCGGCTACAGAGGTAGAACTGGATCAGGCGAACGCCTGCTCCAGCGCCACTCCGGCACCGGTCAGGCCCGAGTACGGCGCCGTCACCAGCCATACCGGAATACCCTTGAAGTAATCGCTCATACAGCCCTTGTCGGCAAAACAACGGGCGAAACCGCTTTCGACGAAAAAGTCGGCGAACCGCGGGATCACCCCGCCGACGATGTACACGCCACCGCGCGCACCGGTGGTCAGCACGTTGTTGCCCGCCACCCGGCCCAGCCAGCAGCAGAACTGCTCGAGCACTTCCAGGGCGATGGGGTCGCCGGCCAGGCCCGCGGCGGTGATGGCTTCCGGGGTCTCGAGCAGCGGCTCATGCCCGTCCACCGCGCAGATCGCCCGATAGACCCGGGGCAAGCCGCCGCCGCTGAGCGCGGTCTCGGCGCTGACGTGGCCGATCTCGCTGTAGATGTGCTGCCACAACTGGGTTTCCCGCGGGCTGCTCAATGGCAGGTCGACATGCCCGCCCTCGCCCGGCAAGGCGGCCCAGCGGCCTTCGCCCAGATCCAGCAGGGTGCCGACGCCCAGGCCGGTGCCGGGCCCGATCACCACCGCCGGGCGCAACAGCTCGGCGGTGCCTTCGCAAACCACCCGGAACTCGCCGGGCTGCAGGCGGGTCATGCCCAGGGCCATGGCCGAGAAGTCATTGACCAGCAGCAGTTCGTCGACCTGCAAGGTCTGGCAGAAGGCCTTGCGGCTCAGGCGCCAGTGGTTGTTGGTAAAACGAAATTCGTCGCCGCCGACCGGGCCGGCCACCGACAGGCACACCGCGCCGATCGCACCCGGCGCCAGGCCGAGACCGCCCAGGTAGACGCCGATGGCTTCTTCCGGGCTGGCGTGGTCCGCCGTCGCCAGCACCTGGATCGACTCCAGGCGCTGGTCTTTCCACAACGCAAAACGCGCATTGGTTCCACCAATGTCACCGACCAGCGCTAGCTTCACTTAAGGTTCTCCAGGGCAGAGGTAAAGGCGCTGGCGCCCTGCTCCGCCGAGCTGAAGGCCATGCGCATGAAACCGAACAATTCGCGGCCGCTGCCGACGTTGTTGCCCAACAGGCCCTTGGCCGGCTCGCGGGCGGCGAATTCATCGGCGTCTACCTTAAGCTCCAGCGTGCCCTTTACGCCATCCACGCGAATGATGTCGCCGTCGCGTACTCGCGCCAGCGCGCCGCCGACCTGGGCTTCCGGGCTGACGTGGATCGCCGCCGGGATCTTGCCCGAGGCCCCGGACATGCGCCCGTCGGTGACCAGCGCGACCTTGAAGCCGCGGTCCTGCAACACGCCGAGGAACGGCGTCATCTTGTGCAGTTCCGGCATGCCGTTGGAGCGCGGGCCCTGGAAGCGCATCACCGCCACGAAGTCTTTTTCCAGCTCGCCGGCCTTGAACGCATCGGCCAGGTCCTGCTGGTCCTGGAACACCACCGCCGGCGCTTCGACGATCTGGTGCTGCAACGCCACGGCGGAAACTTTCATCACCCCGCGACCGAGGTTGCCTTCCATCACCCGCAGGCCGCCTTCCGGCGAGAACGCGCGGGCCACCGGGCGCAGGATGTTTTCGTCGAGGCTTTCGATCGGACCGTCGCGCCACACCAGCTTGCCGTTGTCCAGGAACGGCTCCTGGGTGTAGCGGCTCAGGCCACGGCCGGCCACGGTGTTGACGTCTTCGTGGAGCAGGCCGGCTTCCAGCAGTTCGCGGATCAGGAACGCCATGCCGCCCGCGGCCTGGAAGTGGTTGATGTCGGCCTTGCCGTTCGGATAGACGTGGGACAGGGTCGGCACCACCTCGGAGAGGTCGGCCATGTCCTGCCAGGTCAGCTGGATGCCCGCGGCCTGGGCAATCGCCGGCATGTGCAGGGTGTGGTTGGTCGAACCGCCAGTGGCATGCAGGGCTACGATGGAGTTGACCAGCGAACGCTCGTCGATGATCTCGCCGATCGGCGTGAAGTTGCCGCTCTGCGCGGTCAGGCGGGTGACCTGCTGCGCCGCCTCATGGGTCAGGGCATCGCGCAGTGGCGTGTAAGGGTTGACGAAGGACGCGCCCGGCAAGTGCAGGCCCATGACTTCCATCAGCAGCTGGTTGGTGTTGGCGGTGCCGTAGAAGGTGCAGGTGCCCGGGCTGTGGTAGGACTTCATCTCCGATTCCAGCAGCTCTTCGCGGGTCGCCTTGCCCTCGGCGTAACGCTGGCGCACGTCGGCCTTTTCCTTGTTGGAAATGCCCGACGGCATCGGCCCGCCCGGGACGAAGATGGTCGGCAGGTGGCCGAAGCGCAACGCGCCCATCATCAGGCCCGGGACGATCTTGTCGCAGATGCCGAGCATCAGCGCGGCGTCGAACATGTTGTGGGACAAGGCCACCGCGGTGGACAGCGCGATCACCTCGCGGCTCGGCAGGCTCAGCTCCATGCCGGCCTCGCCCTGGGTCACGCCATCGCACATGGCGGGGGTGCCGCCGGCGAACTGGCCGACCGAACCCATCTCGCGCAGGGCCTTCTTGATCTGTTCGGGAAAGTGCTCGTACGGCTGGTGCGCCGAGAGCATGTCGTTATATGACGAAACAATTGCCACGTTGGCGGCATTCATCATGCGCAGGCTGTGCTTGTCTTCCGAGCCGCAGCCGGCAACGCCGTGGGCGAAGTTCGCACACTGCAGCTTGCCCCGTTGCGGGCCATCGCTGGCGGCGCCGCGGATCAGGGCGAGGTAAGCCTCGCGAGTGGCGCGACTGCGGGCGACAAGCCGTTCGGTGACCTCAAGAACGCGGGGATGCATGTGTAGAACTCCAGGCTAACGGATGTGGCGACCTGTTTGTCTATGCTGGTCAAAACGCCCGCGGCACAGGGGATGGCAGAGGGTTTCTTGACCATTTGGACCAGTTGATTCAGGTCACTCGTTGTAGATAAAACAAAATATTGCCATCAAAAAGGCTTGTTTTCTATTTTTTTGCGAATAATCTTGTAATTCCAACAACAAAACTACGGCAGGCGCTTTTCTATGACTCTACGAATCGCAATCAATGGTTTTGGCCGCATCGGCCGCAACGTCCTGCGCGCACTTTATACCCAAGGCTATCGTCAGGATCTGCAGATCGTCGCCATCAACGATCTGGGTGATAGCTCGATCAATGCCCACCTGCTCAAATACGACACCGTCCACGGCACCTTCGATGCCGAGGTGCAGCACGATCAGGAAAGCCTGACCGTCAACGGCGACCGGATCGCCGTCAGCGCCATCCGCAATCCGGCCGAACTGCCCTGGGCCGCCGAGAAGATTGACGTAGTATTCGAATGCACCGGTCTGTTCACCGACCGTGCCAAGGCCGCCGCCCATCTCAGCGCCGGCGCCCGCAAAGTGATTATTTCCGCCCCGGCCAAAGGCGCCGACGCCACCGTGGTGTATGGCGTGAACCACGACATTCTGCGCCAGTCGCACCAGATCATTTCCAACGCTTCGTGCACCACCAACTGCCTGGCGCCGGTGGCTCAGGTGCTGAACCGCGAGCTGGGCATCGAAAGCGGGCTGATGACCACCATCCACGCCTACACCAACGACCAGAACCTGACCGACGTCTACCACAGCGATCCGTACCGCGCCCGCTCGGCCACCCAGAACATGATCCCGAGCAAGACCGGCGCGGCCGAAGCCGTGGGCCTGGTGCTGCCGGAGCTGGCGGGCAAGCTGACCGGCATGGCGGTGCGCGTCCCGGTGATCAACGTATCGCTGGTGGACCTGACCGTGCAGCTCAAGCGCAACACCACCGCCGAGGAGGTCAACGCCCTGCTCAAGAGCGCCAGCCAGCACTCGAAGATCCTCGGCTACAACAGCCTGCCGCTGGTTTCCAGCGACTTCAACCACAACCCGCTGTCGTCGATCTTCGACGCCAATCACACCAAGGTCAGCGGCGGCAAGCTGCTCAAGGTCCTGGCCTGGTACGACAACGAGTGGGGCTTCTCCAACC from Pseudomonas chlororaphis subsp. chlororaphis encodes:
- a CDS encoding carbohydrate porin; protein product: MKNKSTNARLICQLSAIAAMTLAGSAHADEAFSADSKWMTGDWGGERTKLLEKGIDIKADYVGEMGANLHGGYNDDKTGRYSDQFGLGVALDLEKLWGWDNTQAKIQLTNRNGQNISNDRIGDPRAGTLSSSQEVYGRGHMVRLTQLWIQHQFLDGKLDVKAGYFGEGEDFNTFPCDFQNLAFCGSQVGNWATNIWYNWPVSQAALRVKYHITPELYAQIGAYNQNPSQLEHGNGFKLSGSGTKGTVLPVELVWSPKVNNLPGEYRVGYYKSTADASDVREDVNGQDAAVTRDSYRVHSSKHGYWFVGQQQLTTHNGDATRGLNIAANATFHDKDTNFIDNYQSLMLVYKGPFDARPKDDVGIGFARIHVNDDVKKNAQLLNDTNGVSNYDDPLFSPIRETEYNYEINYGFHVTNWLTVRPNLQYITHPGGVDEVDNALVAGLKIQSVF
- a CDS encoding ABC transporter ATP-binding protein, with the translated sequence MATLELRNVNKTYGSGLPDTLKNIELKIDDGEFLILVGPSGCGKSTLMNCIAGLENISGGAILVDDADISGMSPKDRDIAMVFQSYALYPTMSVRDNIAFGLKIRKMPAAEIDEEVARVAKLLQIEHLLSRKPGQLSGGQQQRVAMGRALARRPKIYLFDEPLSNLDAKLRVEMRTEMKLMHQRLKTTTVYVTHDQIEAMTLGDKVAVMKDGIIQQFGTPKQIYNDPANLFVASFIGSPPMNFIPLRLQRKDGRLLALLDSGQARCELPLGMQDAGLEDREVILGIRPEQIGLANGEGNGLPTLRAEVQVTEPTGPDTLVFVNLNGTKVCCRLAPDVAPQVGETLTLQFDPAKVLLFDAKSGERLGVAAPAQAEAHASNVAQFKGR
- a CDS encoding carbohydrate ABC transporter permease codes for the protein MTNQLGKPALNFSRIAIYATLLLAAAVYLVPLVVMLLTSFKTPEDIRTGNLLSWPAVIDGIGWIKAWDTVGGYFWNSVKITVPAVIISTFVGAMNGYVLSMWRFRGSQLFFGLLLFGCFLPFQTVLLPASFTLGKFGLANTTSGLVLVHVVYGLAFTTLFFRNYYVSIPDALVKAARLDGAGFFTIFGKILLPMSVPIVMVCLIWQFTQIWNDFLFGVVFASGDAQPITVALNNLVNTSTGTKEYNVDMAAAMIAGLPTLLVYIFAGKYFLRGLTSGAVKG
- a CDS encoding carbohydrate ABC transporter permease — protein: MSSVAVFSKASPFDALQRWLPKLVLAPSMLIVLVGFYGYIIWTFILSFTNSSFMPSYKWVGLQQYMRLMDNDRWWVASKNLALFGGMFIGISLVLGVFLAVLLDQRIRREGFIRTVYLYPMALSMIVTGTAWKWLLNPGLGLDKMLRDWGWEGFRLDWLVDQDRVVYCLVIAAVWQASGFVMAMFLAGLRGVDQSIIRAAQVDGASLPTIYLKIVLPSLRPVFFSAFMILAHIAIKSFDLVAAMTAGGPGYSSDLPAMFMYSFTFSRGQMGIGSASAMLMLGAVLTILVPYLYSELRGKRHD
- a CDS encoding ABC transporter substrate-binding protein, whose product is MNAISRLAAVISVASLFPLSAFPLVSVAADAKGSVEVVHWWTSGGEKAAVDVLKAQVEKDGFTWKDGAVAGGGGATAMTVLKSRAVSGNPPGVAQIKGPDIQEWGSTGLLSTDALKDVAKSENWDGLLSKKVSDTVKYEGDYVAVPVNIHRVNWLWINPEVFKKAGIDKAPTTLEEFYAAGDKLKAAGFIALAHGGQPWQDSTVFEDVVLSVMGADGYKKALVDLDQKTLAGPEMTKAFTELKKVTGYMDPNRAGRDWNIAAADVINGKAGMQMMGDWAKSEWTAAKKVAGKDYQCVAFPGTDKAFTYNIDSLAVFKLKADRKGDIAAQQDLAKVALGKDFQKVFSINKGSIPVRTDMLNDMAAQGFDSCAQAAAKDFLADDKTGGLQPSMAHNMATSLAVQGAIFDVVTNFMNDKDADPAKASAQLASAVKAAQ